A genomic stretch from Amycolatopsis sp. 195334CR includes:
- a CDS encoding aminodeoxychorismate/anthranilate synthase component II, translating to MRPRVAVIDNYDSFTYNLVHYLAEAGAEPVVRRNDETTVDELAGHDLLVISPGPKTPAEAGISLAAVRELSGRLPILGVCLGHQVIAAAFGGVIRRGAPMHGKTSPVAHDGTGVLAGLPDPFTATRYHSLVVDPATVPAELVVNATAGPVVMGLRHRAHPTFGVQFHPESVFSPEGKQLIANFLEHADD from the coding sequence GTGAGGCCCCGGGTCGCCGTGATCGACAACTACGACTCGTTCACCTACAACCTGGTGCACTACCTGGCCGAGGCGGGCGCCGAACCGGTGGTGCGCCGCAACGACGAGACCACTGTGGACGAACTCGCCGGGCACGACCTGCTGGTCATCTCCCCCGGCCCGAAAACGCCGGCCGAGGCGGGGATTTCACTGGCCGCCGTCCGCGAACTCAGCGGCAGGCTGCCGATCCTCGGTGTCTGCCTCGGTCACCAGGTCATCGCTGCGGCCTTCGGCGGCGTGATCCGCCGCGGCGCGCCGATGCACGGCAAGACCTCGCCGGTGGCCCACGACGGCACCGGCGTGCTCGCCGGGCTGCCCGACCCGTTCACCGCCACCCGGTACCACTCGCTGGTCGTCGATCCGGCCACCGTGCCCGCCGAGCTGGTGGTCAACGCCACCGCCGGCCCGGTGGTGATGGGCCTGCGCCACCGCGCGCACCCGACCTTCGGGGTGCAGTTCCACCCCGAGTCGGTGTTCAGCCCGGAGGGCAAGCAACTGATCGCCAACTTCCTGGAGCACGCTGATGATTGA
- a CDS encoding non-ribosomal peptide synthetase, giving the protein MRSSAVLELFGSRVSRSPDAIAVRSGREAVSYGQLDLASARLAFRLAAGGAGPGKVVALHLDRGPELVIGLLAVLRTGAAFVPLDAAHPAGRLRWLLEDSGADQVVSNSPLPGGFGNCAVVPVVGPGTELLPERPIDPAAAAYLMYTSGSTGPPKGVVVEHRQLASVCAVWEELYRLRERPLEFVSVTGFATDLFFADFARSVLYGGTLILAPREAITDPARLLDLIEHTGGTALELLPSLAKALGQEAARRGGMPPLDLVSVGSEAWPSGDGRAFRALLSPETLLFNAYGTTETTVDSCVYRVASPDDWPGSVPIGRPVPGTTAYVLDEDLADAETGELYLGGEGVARGYHRRPGLTASRFLPDPFRPGKTMYRTGDLVRRQENGVLEHLGRVDDQLKIRGFRVEPGEIENVLVRHPAVDRAVVASPDEPGRRRLVAYFVPVEAEPPATAHLREFLAARLPEHLVPTAFVALERFPVLPGGKVDRRALPAPPRTVEGAEPRTESERVLAGIWREVLELDHVGIDDNFFDLGGDSILGIQVGALARARLGVVWPYRALFDRPTVAELAALPGEPATEVRVAEAGDRFPVSFAQRRLWFLHTHSPGAEYNLPKALRLRGELDVDALRSALTALVERHEILRTSFPVERDVPWQRIHPPAPADLELVDLDGEQGLDDLLHAEAEVVFDLAERPPVRLVLAKLGPRDHVLVLNLHHLLTDDWTSQILLAELAEHYRAAVTGEASRLPPLPARYADFARWQAEHLTPELADRQLSFWRTQLAGLRPFELPPDRPRPARRSAEGAAHRTELSPELTARLAEFARTRRVTLFTTLLAAVKLVFARLAGEPDVAVATVESGRERAEFADVAGFFVGTVVLRSTVDEEQSFDGLLARVRETVLAAMDNADVPFDRVVSALAPKRDLAALPLVRTAVVMQNAPVRHGVFPGLSADEVDLPMTAANIDLNTEFRLVGDRLHLVVSYRTDLYDRRTIERLTAQLTEVLAAVVEEPDRPLWTMPLTTAPLAKPVFGLSLPATPILFADLARRYPDEVAVVAGVVELTYRELAERAEALADRLAEIGAGPEVPVAVCLRRGIDLVVSVFAVFQAGAVLVPVDPGHPPDRIAFVLADSHALVVLTDEAGADRLPGGAPVLRVDGAQPVAPKRRQVVPQPDNLAYVEYTSGSTGVPKAVMVEHRSLVNSAADARVQLGLGPGTRMLLHSPITFDFGLWQLLMPLLSGAAVCLSEAGERDGTLTLAEQIRRDRITVASLTPALLSTVDPTAVPGLELVTVGGEQCPAELARKWLAHTAFGNFYGPTEATLASTGLMLARGADPGPGAAMPIGPPIQGNTGYVLDRYLRPVPPGVDGELYIGGIGVSRGYFGRPGLTADRFLPDPFGPPGSRVYRTGDLVRRLDDGSLEFRGRIDRQVKARGFRVEPAEIEAMLTGLPEVSEAAVIADDGGRLLAYVVAETPLDDELLRAETARVLPAYMVPAAFVTLPELPLTVNGKLDRAALPVPEARSRCSYRAPGTEAEARLAEIFREVLDVERVGVDDNFFELGGDSILSIRVAAGANRAGLRLTSREVFERQTVAELAAGLPAEPSPVVRDDTAVSGAVELTPIQRWFLDTFTVHPGQFTMSRFLELAPRVDRETVRTAVLALVAHHDALRLRFSREHGQWLLATEPGEVFRAHDLSEVDDAGQAMDRRMAEARAELDLATGPPFLADHFDLGEGRPPRLLLTVHHFVVDGVSWRILLEDLRTACARRDLGPKTTSFQQWSRMLREQVEAGALDGELPYWTRVHERTAPPLPLDGPGGQGRTETITVRLTAEETAALLREVPGVYRTQVNDVLLSALSVAVSGWTGHDRVLLNLETHGREQLPGQADPSRTVGWFTSQFPLVLDLPRDRDWRTVLRSVKEQVREVPGRGQNYDALRYLSGVLDGGHPAEINFNYLGRFADAANELYLRELPVVDGPHPEEARPFPLEVTGVVEAGELVLRWDHSPATLAGATVRGLAEHTTDALRAIIAHCRADGAGGRTPSDFPLAGLDQAAVDRLAGDGRSVEDVYRLTPMQAGMLFHTLAGGDEVYTCRTSVTFDRVTDPAAFAEAWQLVAGAAPALRSTVHWAGLPEPVQVVHRPAPLPVTWHDWRELPDERDLVRRLREDDQAAGLDLTGAPPTRLAFARLAGDRVHVLMTTHHLFIDGWSLARLLSDVTAATEALSRGEQPDLPPQRPLRDYCEWLAAQDHDAVAAYWGKVLDGFREPTPLPFDRPPAPGHRTRRTGTRTLRWSEERTTGLHDFARRHRLTAHTVVQAAWGLLLSRHGGTGEVLFGTTVSVRPPELPGAETIIGPLINTLPVRLTADPGTTVLDWLAEIQAGQAEAREHAFYPFSRQQELTEVPPGVNLFDSTIAFENHAENPFEVDFDGDDVTNFALGLVVLPGSSLHFELSYDEDLFDDATAERLVARLDTALRSLTSAPEQPLAAVRILPDAELDLLGRWGAPLPPARQRTAAELFAKQVRRDPDAVAVSGGTDLTYRELDERAGRLAHRLGVGRESVVGVCLDRGADALTGMLAVAKAGATWLPMDPAQPPDRLRWLAEDAGAAVVLTDRNSAGRFPRELRVDEVRWDRGPVLDRPSRLDDAAYVSYTSGTTGRPKGVVVPHRGLAAQVSALSRSIGTGPGSRVLQWLSPAFDASILEVLAALFTGATQVPAPPGTPVTGLAEVARAHGVTHAMMPPSVLAVLPETDWPAEVTVLTGGEAVPAALAARWSKGRRLVNSYGPTEVTISPTFGRPLSGVDAPPIGLPIEGAVVHLLDPALRPVPVGVVGEIFLGGDGVARGYHRAPGATAASFVADPFGEPGARMYRTGDLARWSSDGELYFAGRVDAQVKVRGARVEPGEVEAALLRHPEVREAAVTAAGTGAERRLVAWIVPRHRPGPTAGELREHLAAILPEQLLPAEFGVLDRMPLTSRGKLDRAKLAGTAVAPGADYLAPRTDSERLVARAWATVLGREEIGVREKFFEAGGSSLTLVRLAGEFARLGRTELPVAVLLEHPTIEAMAKRVGQARPAADHEL; this is encoded by the coding sequence ATGCGCAGCTCGGCCGTGCTCGAATTGTTCGGGTCGCGGGTTTCCCGCTCCCCGGACGCGATCGCCGTGCGTTCCGGGCGGGAGGCCGTGAGCTACGGCCAGCTGGACCTCGCCTCGGCACGGCTCGCCTTCCGCCTGGCCGCAGGCGGCGCCGGGCCGGGAAAAGTGGTGGCACTGCACCTGGACCGCGGTCCGGAGCTGGTGATCGGGCTGCTCGCCGTGCTCCGGACCGGTGCCGCGTTCGTACCGCTGGACGCCGCTCATCCGGCCGGGCGGCTGCGGTGGCTGCTGGAGGATTCGGGTGCCGATCAGGTCGTTTCGAATTCACCGCTGCCCGGCGGTTTCGGGAATTGCGCGGTGGTTCCGGTGGTCGGCCCCGGCACGGAGTTGTTGCCGGAACGGCCGATCGATCCGGCGGCCGCCGCCTACCTCATGTACACCTCCGGATCCACCGGTCCACCCAAGGGCGTGGTGGTCGAACACCGCCAATTGGCCTCTGTGTGCGCGGTGTGGGAAGAACTGTACCGGTTGCGTGAACGTCCGCTGGAATTCGTTTCCGTGACCGGTTTCGCCACCGATCTGTTCTTCGCCGATTTCGCCCGTTCGGTGCTGTACGGCGGGACGCTGATCCTCGCCCCTCGTGAAGCCATCACCGACCCCGCGCGACTGCTCGACCTCATCGAGCACACGGGTGGCACCGCGCTCGAACTGCTGCCGTCGCTCGCGAAGGCACTGGGCCAGGAAGCGGCACGGCGTGGTGGCATGCCACCGCTGGACCTGGTGTCGGTGGGATCCGAGGCGTGGCCGAGTGGGGACGGCCGTGCCTTCCGCGCCCTGCTGAGCCCGGAAACCCTGCTGTTCAACGCGTACGGCACCACGGAGACCACAGTGGACTCCTGCGTGTACCGCGTGGCGTCACCGGATGATTGGCCGGGCTCGGTGCCGATCGGCCGCCCGGTGCCCGGAACCACCGCCTACGTGCTCGACGAGGACCTGGCCGATGCCGAGACCGGTGAGCTGTACCTCGGCGGCGAAGGCGTGGCGCGGGGATACCACCGGCGCCCCGGGCTCACCGCCTCCCGCTTCCTGCCCGACCCGTTCCGCCCCGGCAAGACCATGTACCGCACCGGCGACCTGGTCAGGCGCCAGGAGAACGGGGTGCTCGAACACCTGGGCCGGGTCGACGACCAGCTCAAGATCCGCGGTTTCCGCGTCGAACCGGGAGAAATCGAGAACGTCCTGGTCCGGCACCCCGCGGTGGACCGGGCGGTGGTCGCGTCACCGGACGAGCCGGGGCGCCGAAGACTCGTCGCCTACTTCGTGCCCGTCGAAGCGGAACCGCCGGCGACGGCGCACCTTCGCGAGTTCCTGGCGGCCAGGCTGCCGGAACACCTGGTGCCGACCGCGTTCGTCGCGCTGGAGCGCTTCCCGGTACTGCCCGGCGGGAAGGTCGATCGCCGCGCGCTGCCCGCTCCGCCGCGCACGGTCGAGGGCGCGGAACCGCGCACCGAGTCGGAACGCGTTCTCGCCGGGATCTGGCGTGAGGTGCTCGAACTCGACCACGTCGGTATCGACGACAACTTCTTCGATCTGGGCGGGGATTCGATCCTCGGCATCCAGGTCGGCGCGCTCGCCAGGGCACGGCTCGGGGTGGTCTGGCCCTATCGCGCGTTGTTCGACCGGCCGACCGTCGCGGAACTGGCGGCGCTGCCCGGTGAACCGGCGACGGAGGTGCGCGTCGCGGAAGCGGGGGACCGGTTCCCCGTGTCGTTCGCGCAGCGGCGGCTCTGGTTCCTGCACACGCACTCACCCGGCGCGGAGTACAACCTCCCGAAAGCGCTGCGGTTGCGCGGCGAACTGGACGTCGACGCCCTGCGATCGGCCTTGACCGCGCTGGTGGAACGGCACGAGATCCTGCGCACGAGCTTCCCGGTCGAGCGCGACGTGCCCTGGCAACGGATACACCCACCGGCCCCGGCCGACCTCGAACTGGTCGACCTCGACGGGGAGCAGGGCCTGGACGATCTCCTGCACGCCGAGGCGGAGGTGGTCTTCGACCTGGCCGAGCGCCCGCCGGTACGGCTGGTGCTGGCGAAGCTCGGTCCCCGGGACCACGTCCTGGTGCTGAACCTGCACCACCTGCTGACCGACGACTGGACCAGCCAGATCCTGCTCGCCGAACTGGCGGAGCACTACCGCGCGGCGGTTACGGGCGAGGCGTCGCGCCTGCCGCCGCTACCCGCCCGATACGCGGATTTCGCACGCTGGCAGGCCGAACACCTCACCCCTGAACTCGCCGACCGGCAGTTGTCCTTCTGGCGCACCCAGCTAGCTGGGCTGCGCCCCTTCGAACTCCCACCGGACCGGCCGCGACCGGCCCGCCGCTCGGCCGAGGGGGCGGCACACCGGACCGAGTTGTCCCCGGAACTGACCGCCCGGCTGGCCGAGTTCGCCAGGACCCGCCGGGTCACCCTCTTCACCACCCTGCTCGCCGCGGTCAAGCTGGTGTTCGCCCGGCTGGCCGGCGAGCCCGACGTGGCGGTCGCGACGGTGGAGTCCGGGCGGGAGCGGGCCGAGTTCGCCGACGTGGCCGGCTTCTTCGTCGGCACCGTGGTGCTCAGATCCACAGTGGACGAGGAACAAAGCTTCGACGGCCTGCTCGCGCGGGTGCGCGAAACCGTGCTGGCCGCGATGGACAACGCCGACGTGCCGTTCGACCGCGTGGTCTCGGCGCTGGCCCCGAAACGGGACCTGGCCGCCCTGCCGCTGGTCCGCACCGCGGTGGTGATGCAGAACGCGCCGGTGCGCCACGGCGTCTTCCCCGGGTTGTCCGCCGACGAGGTGGACCTGCCGATGACCGCCGCGAACATCGACCTCAACACCGAGTTCCGGCTCGTCGGCGACCGGCTCCACCTCGTCGTCAGCTACCGCACGGACCTCTACGACCGGCGCACGATCGAACGCCTCACCGCACAGCTGACCGAAGTGCTCGCGGCGGTGGTCGAGGAACCGGACCGTCCCCTGTGGACGATGCCGCTGACCACGGCGCCCCTCGCGAAGCCCGTGTTCGGGCTCTCGCTGCCGGCGACCCCGATCCTGTTCGCCGACCTCGCCCGCCGGTACCCCGACGAGGTCGCCGTGGTCGCCGGTGTGGTTGAACTGACCTACCGCGAACTGGCCGAACGGGCCGAGGCACTGGCCGATCGCCTCGCCGAAATCGGCGCCGGGCCGGAGGTCCCGGTGGCCGTCTGCCTGCGGCGCGGGATCGACCTGGTGGTGAGCGTGTTCGCGGTGTTCCAGGCCGGCGCGGTGCTGGTACCGGTCGACCCGGGGCACCCGCCCGACCGGATCGCCTTCGTACTGGCCGACTCCCACGCGCTGGTCGTGCTCACCGACGAGGCGGGCGCGGACCGGCTGCCCGGCGGCGCGCCGGTGCTGCGGGTCGACGGTGCCCAGCCGGTCGCGCCGAAGCGCCGTCAAGTCGTTCCCCAGCCGGACAACCTGGCCTACGTCGAGTACACCTCCGGCTCCACCGGGGTGCCGAAGGCGGTGATGGTCGAACACCGGTCGCTGGTCAACAGCGCGGCGGACGCGCGTGTCCAGCTCGGCCTCGGGCCCGGCACGCGGATGCTGCTGCACTCACCGATCACCTTCGACTTCGGCCTCTGGCAGCTGCTGATGCCGCTGCTGTCCGGCGCGGCGGTCTGCCTGAGCGAGGCGGGGGAGCGGGACGGCACATTGACCCTGGCCGAGCAGATTCGCCGCGACCGGATCACCGTGGCCTCGCTGACCCCGGCCCTGCTGTCCACAGTGGATCCCACCGCGGTGCCCGGGCTGGAACTGGTGACCGTCGGCGGCGAGCAGTGCCCGGCCGAACTGGCCAGGAAGTGGCTGGCGCACACCGCGTTCGGCAACTTCTACGGCCCGACCGAGGCCACCCTGGCCTCCACCGGCCTGATGCTGGCCAGGGGCGCCGATCCGGGCCCGGGTGCGGCGATGCCGATCGGCCCGCCCATCCAGGGCAACACCGGCTACGTGCTCGACCGGTACCTGCGCCCGGTGCCGCCGGGCGTCGACGGTGAGCTGTACATCGGCGGCATCGGGGTGAGCCGGGGTTACTTCGGCCGGCCCGGCCTGACCGCCGACCGCTTCCTGCCGGACCCGTTCGGCCCGCCCGGTTCGCGGGTGTACCGCACCGGTGATCTGGTCCGCCGCCTCGATGACGGCTCCCTGGAGTTCCGCGGCCGGATCGACCGGCAGGTCAAGGCCCGCGGGTTCAGGGTGGAGCCCGCCGAGATCGAGGCGATGCTGACCGGGCTGCCCGAGGTCAGCGAGGCGGCGGTGATCGCCGACGACGGTGGCCGCCTGCTCGCCTACGTGGTCGCGGAAACCCCGCTGGACGACGAACTGCTGCGGGCGGAAACCGCACGGGTGCTCCCGGCGTACATGGTCCCGGCCGCCTTCGTCACCCTCCCCGAACTTCCCCTGACGGTGAACGGAAAGCTCGACCGGGCGGCGCTCCCGGTGCCGGAGGCACGCTCCCGGTGCAGCTACCGCGCGCCCGGAACCGAAGCCGAGGCGCGTCTCGCGGAGATCTTCCGTGAGGTGCTCGACGTGGAACGCGTCGGCGTCGACGACAACTTCTTCGAACTCGGCGGCGACTCGATCCTGAGCATCCGGGTGGCCGCGGGCGCGAACCGCGCGGGTCTCCGGCTGACCTCGCGAGAGGTGTTCGAACGGCAGACTGTCGCCGAGTTGGCGGCCGGGCTGCCCGCCGAACCGAGCCCGGTGGTGCGCGACGACACGGCCGTGTCGGGTGCGGTGGAACTCACCCCCATCCAGCGGTGGTTCCTCGATACCTTCACCGTCCACCCCGGACAGTTCACCATGTCCCGCTTCCTCGAACTCGCGCCGCGAGTCGACCGGGAGACCGTGCGGACAGCCGTGCTCGCTCTCGTCGCCCACCACGACGCTCTGCGCCTCCGGTTCAGCCGGGAGCACGGGCAGTGGCTCCTCGCGACCGAACCCGGGGAGGTCTTCCGCGCCCATGATCTGTCCGAAGTGGATGACGCCGGTCAAGCGATGGACCGCCGGATGGCGGAGGCCCGCGCGGAACTCGACCTCGCCACCGGTCCGCCGTTCCTGGCCGATCACTTCGACCTGGGGGAGGGGCGGCCACCCCGGCTGCTCCTGACCGTGCACCACTTCGTCGTCGACGGGGTCTCCTGGCGCATCCTGCTGGAAGACCTCCGCACCGCGTGCGCGCGGCGGGACCTCGGCCCCAAGACGACCTCGTTCCAGCAGTGGTCGCGAATGCTCCGCGAGCAGGTGGAAGCGGGCGCGCTGGACGGCGAACTGCCCTACTGGACCCGGGTCCACGAGCGCACCGCACCGCCGCTCCCGCTGGACGGCCCCGGCGGGCAAGGGCGCACCGAGACGATCACCGTCCGGCTGACCGCCGAGGAGACCGCGGCGCTGCTCCGCGAGGTGCCCGGCGTCTACCGCACGCAGGTCAACGACGTGCTGCTCAGCGCGCTGTCGGTGGCCGTGTCCGGCTGGACCGGCCACGATCGCGTGCTGCTGAACCTGGAGACCCACGGCCGGGAGCAACTGCCCGGCCAGGCCGATCCGTCCCGCACGGTCGGCTGGTTCACCAGCCAGTTCCCCCTGGTGCTCGACCTGCCGCGGGACCGGGACTGGCGCACCGTGCTGCGCTCGGTCAAGGAGCAGGTGCGCGAGGTCCCCGGCCGCGGGCAGAACTACGACGCGCTGCGGTACCTGTCCGGGGTGCTCGACGGCGGGCACCCCGCGGAGATCAACTTCAACTACCTCGGCCGGTTCGCCGACGCGGCCAACGAGCTGTACCTCCGCGAGTTGCCGGTCGTCGACGGCCCGCATCCCGAAGAAGCACGCCCGTTCCCGCTGGAAGTCACCGGCGTCGTCGAGGCCGGGGAACTGGTGCTGCGCTGGGACCATTCACCCGCGACACTGGCCGGCGCGACCGTGCGTGGCCTGGCCGAACACACCACCGACGCGCTGCGGGCGATCATCGCGCACTGCCGCGCCGACGGCGCCGGTGGTCGCACCCCGTCGGACTTCCCGCTGGCCGGGCTCGACCAGGCCGCGGTGGACCGGCTGGCCGGTGACGGACGGTCGGTGGAGGACGTCTACCGGCTCACCCCGATGCAGGCCGGGATGCTGTTCCACACCCTGGCCGGCGGCGACGAGGTCTACACCTGCCGGACGAGCGTGACCTTCGACCGCGTGACCGATCCGGCCGCGTTCGCCGAAGCCTGGCAACTGGTGGCCGGTGCGGCCCCGGCGTTGCGCAGCACCGTGCACTGGGCCGGGCTGCCCGAACCCGTCCAGGTGGTGCACCGGCCCGCGCCACTGCCGGTGACCTGGCACGACTGGCGCGAACTCCCCGACGAGCGGGACCTCGTGCGACGCCTGCGTGAGGACGACCAAGCCGCCGGACTGGACCTCACCGGCGCACCGCCGACCCGGCTGGCGTTCGCCCGGCTGGCCGGCGACCGGGTGCACGTGCTGATGACCACGCACCACCTGTTCATCGACGGCTGGAGCCTGGCCAGGCTGCTCTCCGACGTGACCGCCGCGACGGAAGCGCTGAGCCGGGGAGAACAGCCGGACCTGCCACCGCAACGCCCGCTCCGGGACTACTGCGAATGGCTGGCGGCCCAGGACCACGATGCCGTCGCGGCCTACTGGGGCAAGGTGCTCGACGGTTTCCGCGAGCCGACCCCGTTGCCGTTCGACCGCCCGCCCGCGCCCGGACACCGCACCCGCCGGACCGGGACCAGGACGTTGCGGTGGAGCGAAGAGCGCACCACCGGACTCCACGACTTCGCCCGCCGCCACCGGCTCACCGCGCACACCGTGGTCCAGGCGGCGTGGGGCTTGCTGCTGTCCCGGCACGGTGGCACCGGCGAGGTGCTGTTCGGCACCACGGTCTCGGTGCGCCCGCCCGAACTCCCCGGCGCGGAGACGATCATCGGCCCGCTGATCAACACGCTGCCGGTCCGCCTCACCGCGGATCCGGGGACGACCGTGCTGGACTGGCTCGCCGAGATCCAGGCCGGGCAGGCCGAGGCCCGTGAACACGCCTTCTACCCGTTCTCCCGGCAGCAGGAGCTGACCGAGGTGCCGCCGGGCGTGAACCTGTTCGACAGCACCATCGCCTTCGAGAACCACGCGGAGAACCCGTTCGAGGTGGATTTCGACGGCGATGACGTGACCAACTTCGCGCTCGGGCTGGTCGTGTTGCCCGGTTCCTCGCTCCACTTCGAACTGTCCTACGACGAGGACCTGTTCGACGACGCCACCGCGGAACGGCTGGTCGCCCGCCTGGACACCGCACTGCGCTCGCTGACCAGCGCGCCGGAGCAGCCGCTGGCGGCCGTCCGGATCCTGCCCGACGCGGAACTGGACCTGCTCGGCCGCTGGGGCGCGCCACTGCCGCCCGCTCGGCAGCGAACCGCGGCCGAACTCTTCGCCAAGCAGGTGCGCCGCGACCCGGACGCCGTGGCGGTTTCCGGCGGCACCGACCTCACCTACCGAGAGCTGGACGAGCGGGCGGGCAGGCTGGCGCACCGGCTCGGCGTGGGCCGCGAGTCCGTGGTCGGGGTTTGCCTCGACCGCGGTGCCGACGCGCTCACCGGCATGCTCGCGGTGGCCAAGGCCGGGGCCACCTGGCTGCCGATGGACCCGGCCCAGCCACCGGACCGGTTGCGGTGGCTGGCCGAGGACGCCGGTGCGGCCGTGGTGCTGACCGACCGGAATTCGGCGGGACGGTTCCCCCGCGAACTCCGGGTGGACGAGGTGCGGTGGGATCGCGGGCCGGTGCTAGACCGGCCGTCCCGGCTCGACGACGCCGCCTACGTCAGCTACACCTCGGGCACCACCGGGCGGCCGAAGGGCGTGGTGGTGCCGCACCGGGGACTGGCCGCACAGGTGTCGGCGCTGTCGAGATCTATCGGTACCGGGCCGGGAAGCCGGGTGCTGCAGTGGCTTTCCCCCGCCTTCGACGCGTCCATCCTCGAAGTGCTCGCCGCGTTGTTCACCGGCGCGACGCAGGTACCGGCGCCACCGGGCACCCCGGTGACCGGGCTCGCGGAGGTGGCGCGGGCGCACGGCGTGACCCACGCGATGATGCCGCCGTCGGTGCTGGCGGTGCTGCCGGAAACCGACTGGCCCGCCGAGGTCACCGTGCTGACCGGCGGCGAGGCGGTCCCGGCCGCGCTGGCCGCCCGGTGGTCGAAGGGGCGGCGGCTGGTCAATTCCTACGGCCCGACAGAGGTGACCATCAGCCCGACGTTCGGCCGCCCACTGTCCGGAGTGGACGCCCCGCCGATCGGCCTGCCGATCGAGGGCGCCGTGGTCCACCTGCTGGACCCGGCCCTGCGCCCGGTCCCGGTGGGCGTGGTCGGCGAGATCTTCCTCGGTGGCGACGGCGTCGCCCGCGGGTACCACCGCGCGCCGGGCGCGACCGCGGCGAGCTTCGTGGCCGATCCGTTCGGTGAGCCGGGCGCCAGGATGTACCGCACCGGTGACCTGGCGCGGTGGTCCTCCGACGGCGAGCTGTACTTCGCCGGTCGCGTGGACGCGCAGGTGAAGGTGCGCGGGGCACGCGTCGAGCCGGGTGAGGTCGAAGCCGCGCTGCTGCGGCACCCCGAAGTGCGCGAGGCCGCGGTGACGGCGGCGGGCACCGGCGCCGAACGGCGGCTGGTGGCCTGGATCGTGCCGCGGCACCGGCCGGGGCCGACGGCGGGCGAACTCCGCGAGCACCTCGCGGCCATCCTGCCCGAGCAACTGCTGCCCGCCGAGTTCGGCGTGCTCGACCGGATGCCGCTGACCTCGCGAGGCAAGCTCGACCGGGCGAAGCTGGCCGGTACCGCGGTGGCACCCGGCGCTGACTACCTGGCGCCCCGCACGGACAGCGAACGGCTGGTGGCGCGGGCCTGGGCGACCGTGCTCGGCCGCGAGGAGATCGGCGTCCGGGAGAAGTTCTTCGAGGCGGGCGGGTCCTCGCTGACGCTGGTCCGGCTGGCCGGGGAGTTCGCCCGGCTTGGGCGCACCGAACTGCCGGTCGCGGTGCTGCTGGAGCACCCGACCATCGAAGCCATGGCGAAGCGCGTCGGCCAGGCACGACCGGCCGCGGACCACGAACTGTGA
- a CDS encoding anthranilate synthase component I family protein, with protein sequence MTTDLAEQVLAADHRSTPDRTTTAALARDHEIVPVYQEFLADLVTPVTAFTQLCGPDEPGFLLESVPVSGGVARYSYLGYRPRPLELPAGDPLDALAALLDRSVAPVRGLPPFHGGAMGYLGYETARHFERLPVSAGAPPGLPESAFLSCDDLVVFDHATRRVLLITAHRPREESYDAATGRLAEIRERLLTPVPPAPFTTSPEPPADVLAGWRSNFTQAEFEARVERAKEYIAAGDAFQIVLSQRFSKPLEASPLDLYRQLRATNPSPYMYHLSLGGGRHIVGASPELLVRADGRRVQTRPLAGTRPRGTDAADDLALELELLADEKERAEHVMLVDLGRHDLGRVTVPGTVTVDELMRIERFSHVMHISSTVSGELSPGRTGLDALRSTFPAGTLSGAPKIRAMEIIAELEDERRGVYGGAIGTVGFGGAADLAIALRTMVIADGQVHVQAGAGVVADSDPTAEYRETCHKARAMLTAVHAAEARP encoded by the coding sequence ATGACGACCGACCTCGCCGAGCAGGTGCTCGCCGCGGACCACCGGTCCACGCCCGATCGGACCACCACCGCCGCCCTCGCGCGCGACCACGAGATCGTCCCGGTGTACCAGGAGTTCCTGGCCGACCTGGTCACCCCGGTCACCGCGTTCACCCAGCTGTGCGGCCCGGACGAACCGGGCTTCCTGCTGGAGAGCGTGCCGGTTTCCGGTGGGGTGGCGCGGTATTCCTACCTCGGTTACCGGCCGCGCCCGCTGGAACTGCCCGCCGGTGACCCGCTCGACGCCCTGGCCGCGCTGCTCGACCGCTCGGTCGCGCCGGTGCGCGGGCTGCCGCCGTTCCACGGGGGTGCCATGGGGTATCTCGGGTACGAGACGGCCCGGCACTTCGAACGCCTCCCGGTGTCCGCCGGGGCGCCGCCGGGGTTGCCCGAATCGGCGTTCCTCAGTTGTGACGACCTCGTCGTGTTCGACCACGCCACGCGCCGGGTGCTGCTGATCACCGCGCACCGCCCGCGCGAGGAGAGCTACGACGCCGCCACCGGCAGGCTCGCCGAGATCCGCGAGCGGTTGCTGACGCCGGTCCCGCCCGCGCCTTTCACCACCAGCCCGGAGCCACCGGCGGACGTGCTGGCCGGCTGGCGGTCCAACTTCACCCAGGCCGAGTTCGAGGCCAGGGTCGAGCGGGCCAAGGAGTACATCGCCGCGGGCGACGCCTTCCAGATCGTGCTCTCCCAGCGGTTCAGCAAACCGCTGGAGGCCAGTCCGCTCGACCTCTACCGGCAGCTGCGCGCCACCAATCCCTCGCCGTACATGTACCACCTCAGCCTCGGCGGGGGCAGGCACATCGTCGGCGCCTCCCCCGAACTGCTGGTCAGGGCCGACGGCCGCCGCGTGCAGACCCGGCCGCTGGCGGGCACCCGCCCGCGCGGCACCGATGCCGCCGACGACCTCGCGCTGGAGCTGGAACTGCTCGCCGACGAGAAGGAGCGGGCCGAGCACGTGATGCTGGTCGATCTCGGGCGGCACGACCTCGGCCGGGTCACCGTGCCCGGCACGGTGACCGTCGACGAGCTGATGCGGATCGAGCGGTTCTCCCACGTGATGCACATTTCGTCCACTGTGTCCGGTGAACTGTCGCCCGGCCGGACCGGACTGGACGCGCTCCGGTCCACCTTCCCGGCCGGCACCCTCTCCGGCGCGCCGAAGATCCGCGCGATGGAGATCATCGCCGAGCTGGAGGACGAGCGGCGCGGGGTCTACGGCGGCGCGATCGGCACGGTGGGCTTCGGCGGTGCCGCCGATCTCGCCATCGCCCTGCGCACCATGGTGATCGCCGACGGGCAGGTCCACGTGCAGGCGGGCGCCGGGGTGGTGGCCGACTCCGATCCCACCGCCGAGTACCGGGAAACCTGCCACAAGGCACGAGCCATGCTCACCGCCGTGCACGCGGCGGAGGCCCGCCCGTGA